In Meleagris gallopavo isolate NT-WF06-2002-E0010 breed Aviagen turkey brand Nicholas breeding stock chromosome 15, Turkey_5.1, whole genome shotgun sequence, one DNA window encodes the following:
- the LOC116216183 gene encoding short transient receptor potential channel 7-like, producing MLYDKKIMEVSVYNSSTSFNDMLRNSNYKNMHRRHTTLREKGRRQAIRGPAYMFNEKGTSLTAEEERFLDSAEYGNIPVVRKMLEESKTLNFNCVDYMGQNALQLAVGNEHLEVTELLLKKENLARVGDALLLAISKGYVRIVEAILNHPAFAQGQRLTLSPLEQELRDDDFYAYDEDGTRFSHDITPIILAAHCQEYEIVHILLLKGARIERPHDYFCKCNECIEKQRKDSFSHSRSRMNAYKGLASAAYLSLSSEDPVLTALELSNELARLANIETEFKVTYLHGIFRGQMCSVYFQCVFHTFDQVVSCTLGGRKQKV from the exons ATGCTTTATGACAAGAAGATTATGGAAGTTAGTGTGTATAATTCATCAACATCCTTTAATGACAT gttGAGAAACAGCAATTATAAAAACATGCATCGAAGGCACACAACCCTTCGGGAGAAGGGCCGCAGGCAGGCCATCCGGGGCCCAGCCTACATGTTCAATGAGAAAGGCACTAGCCTGACTGCAGAGGAGGAACGCTTTCTTGATTCTGCAGAATATGGCAACATTCCAGTCGTGCGAAAAATGCTGGAGGAGTCCAAAACCTTGAACTTCAATTGTGTTGATTATATGGGACAAAATGCCCTACAGTTAGCTGTAGGGAATGAGCATTTGGAAGTGACGGAGCTCCTCCTCAAAAAGGAGAATCTAGCTCGAGTTGGGGATGCGCTTTTGTTAGCCATCAGTAAAGGATACGTGCGCATAGTGGAAGCAATACTGAACCATCCCGCCTTTGCACAAGGGCAGCGTCTCACACTCAGTCCCCTTGAGCAGGAACTGAGAGATGACGATTTTTACGCCTACGATGAAGATGGAACTAGGTTTTCCCATGACATTACCCCTATCATACTTGCAGCCCACTGCCAGGAGTATGAAATTGTTCACATCTTACTTCTAAAAGGTGCACGGATTGAAAGGCCACATGACTATTTTTGCAAGTGCAATGAATGTATTGAGAAGCAGAGGAAAGACTCCTTTAGTCACTCTCGATCGAGAATGAATGCCTACAAAGGATTAGCCAGTGCTGCTTACTTGTCTCTTTCCAGCGAAGACCCCGTCCTTACTGCTTTAGAATTAAGCAATGAATTGGCCAGACTAGCCAACATTGAAACTGAATTTAAGGTAACTTACTTGCATGGCATTTTTCGTGGTCAGATGTGTTCAGTGTACTTCCAGTGTGTATTTCACACATTTGATCAAGTTGTGTCTTGCACTCTTGGGGGGAGGAAACAGAAAGTATAG
- the LOC104913302 gene encoding short transient receptor potential channel 7-like — MWYENLSGLRQQSIAVKFLAVFGVSIGLPFLAIAYWIAPCSKLGRTLRSPFMKFVAHAVSFTIFLGLLVVNASDRFEGVKNLPNETITDHPKQIFRVKTTQFSWTELLIMKWVLGKQKQII, encoded by the exons aTGTGGTATGAAAACCTCTCAGGCTTACGACAGCAATCCATAGCTGTGAAGTTCCTGGCTGTCTTTGGGGTTTCCATAGGCCTGCCCTTCCTTGCCATAGCCTACTGGATTGCTCCCTGCAGCAAG TTGGGACGGACCCTCCGAAGTCCTTTCATGAAGTTTGTGGCACACGCTGTTTCTTTCACAATCTTCCTTGGACTGTTAGTAGTGAATGCTTCAGATCGGTTTGAAGGAGTAAAAAATCTTCCCAACGAAACCATCACAGATCATCCCAAACAAATATTTAGAGTCAAAACAACTCAGTTCTCGTGGACAGAATTGCTGATCATGAAGTGGGTATTGGgtaagcaaaaacaaataatttaa